From Quercus lobata isolate SW786 chromosome 1, ValleyOak3.0 Primary Assembly, whole genome shotgun sequence, one genomic window encodes:
- the LOC115954895 gene encoding uncharacterized protein LOC115954895: MPLNIATKEAKCEDLEEVVIGGDPEKFFRVGAQLPLREKEELVEFLKRNIDLFAWDACDALGINPTFICHHLNVNPSITPKKQPPCRPSREHVDAIREEVAKFKRVGAIKEVFYPEWLANTVVVKTKSGKWRVCVDFTDLKCPKDPFPMPWIDQLVDATVGHPQMSFLDAFQDYHQISLALEDQEKTAFVTPTGNYHYKVMSFGLKNAGSTYQRMMTRMFESQLGKSIEIYVDDLVVKSKVVSKHLGDLGSTFNVFRKNKLHLNASKCSFGVRSGKFLGYMVTHRGIEVNPDQIKAINDLKPPQNAKEVQKLIGMIAALNRFISKLEDRCRPPICAYIAVALNAVSLVLIRDDNGLQKTVYYVSKSLHEAEVRYLPLEKAILAVDHATRKLPHYFQAHTVVVLTQLPLKSVLRTTDYIGRIAIWSKILGAFDIKYMPRTSIKGQVLADLVAEFAEPPIKIVVEERNMDGKSVGVISTPGPPCWKVYVDGAANQRRSGVGLVLISPDKTTIEKSLRLGFSATNNETEYEALLQGMAMVQKMGGKAIDMFSDSRLVVGQVKGELEARDARMQEYLSQVKCLQSDFDLFSLSHVSRSGNTYANSLATLATSSAGGLPRVILVEHLDRANEVAKGMVHIHEVRMGPSWMDPIVRFLKDDILPEEKSEAEKIRRNAYWFWLFEDHKLYKRSYSRPYLLCVHPEASELLLEELYEGICGSHTGGRSLSHRAITQGYWWPGMQKEALEYVKKCDQCQRFAPNIHQPGGVLNPLSSKWSFAQ, from the exons ATGCCTCTTAATATAGCTACCAAGGAGGCGAAATGCGAAGATCTAGAGGAGGTGGTTATTGGTGGtgacccggagaagttctttcgaGTAGGGGCTCAGTTGCCTCTTCGGGAGAAGGAGGAGTTGGTTGagtttctcaaaagaaatattGACTTATTTGCATGGGATGCCTGCGATGCTCTCGGGATTAATCCAACCTTCATCTGTCACCATCTCAATGTCAACCCGTCCATTACTCCCAAGAAGCAGCCACCTTGTCGCCCATCAAGAGAGCACGTCGATGCGATTAGGGAGGAAGTGGCAAAGTTTAAGCGTgtaggggctatcaaagaggttttttaccccgaatggttagCCAACACCGTGGTGGTTAAGACGAAAAGTGGAAAATGGCGGGTTTGTGTAGATTTCACGGACCTAAAATGTCCAAAAGACCCATTCCCCATGCCTTGGATTGACCAGCTGGTGGATGCAACAGTAGGCCATCCTCagatgagcttcttagatgcctttcaagaCTATCATCAAATATCACTAGCCTTagaggatcaggagaaaacAGCTTTCGTGACACCTACTGGGAACTACCACTACAAGGTAATGTCGTTCGGTCTAAAGAACGCAGGGTCcacttatcaaaggatgatgacaagAATGTTCGAGTCGCAGTTGGGTAAGAGCATCGAAATCTATGTTGATGAtttggtggtgaagagtaaagtggtgtccaAGCATTTAGGAGACCTCGGCAGCACCTTTAATGTCTTCAGGAAGAACAAGCTACACCtaaatgcttccaaatgctcattTGGCGTGAGATCAGGCAAATTTTTAGGTTACATGGTTactcataggggaattgaggttaaCCCTGACCAGATCAAGGCTATTAATGATTTAAAACCACCGCAAAATGCcaaggaggtccaaaagcttaTTGGAATGATCGCAGCCCTGAATCGATTCATTTCCAAGTTGGAGGATAGATGCAGACC TCCTATATGCGCGTATATTGCTGTGGCCCTTAATGCTGTGAGCTTGGTGCTAATACGGGATGACAATGGCCTTCAAAAGACAGTctattatgtgagcaagtcgCTGCATGAAGCTGAGGTCAGATACTTACCCCTGGAGAAAGCCATACTGGCTGTGGACCATGCTACCcgaaagcttccccattatttccaagcccACACAGTGGTTGTTCTAACCCAACTACCCTTGAAGTCCGTACTTCGGACTACTGATTACATTGGAAGGATTGCCATATGGAGCAAAATTCTGGgagcttttgacatcaagtacatgcctcggaCCTCCATAAAGGGCCAGGTCCTAGCTGACTTGGTAGCCGAATTTGCTGAACCACCAATAAAAATAGTAGTAGAGGAGCgcaacatggatggaaaatcagttggaGTAATCTCTACGCCAGGACCTCCATGTTGGAAGGTGTACGTTGATGGTGCAGCAAATCAAAGGAGGTCCGGAGTGGGGCTAGTCCTAATATCTCCTGATAAGACTACCATAGAGAAATCCCTGAGACTTGGGTTCTCGGCCACGAATAACGAAACCGAATATGAGGCCTTGTTACAAGGAATGGCCATGGTgcagaaaatgggaggaaaagcaATAGATATGTTCTCGGACTCGAGACTAGTAGTGGGCCAGGTAAAGGGAGAGTTGGAAGCTAGAGATGCGAGGATGCAAGAGTACCTAAGCCAAGTCAAATGCTTGCAATCAGACTTCGATCTTTTCAGCCTATCACATGTCTCCAGAAGTGGAAACACTTATGCAAATTCATTGGCCACGcttgctacctcctcggcaggGGGTTTACCTCGAGTTATTCTTGTCGAGCATCTGGATAGAGCAAATGAAGTTGCAAAAGGCATGGTCCATATCCATGAGGTTAGAATGGgtcctagctggatggaccctatagtGAGGTTCCTCAAAGATGATATCCTGCCCGAGGAGAAGTCAGAGGctgaaaaaataagaagaaacgCCTATTGGTTCTGGTTGTTCGAGGACCACAAATTGTATAAGCGCTCCTATTCTAGGCCATATTTACTGTGTGTTCACCCTGAAGCATCAGAATTACTGCTTGAAGAGCTGTACGAAGGGATCTGTGGGAGTCACACAGGAGGAAGGTCTCTGTCGCACCGAGCCATTACCCAGGGATATTGGTGGCCGGGGATGCAGAAGGAAGCCCTAGAATATGTTAAGAAATGTGACCAGTGCCAAAGGTTTGCCCCTAATATTCATCAGCCAGGAGGGGTCCTCAACCCTTTGTCCAGTAAGTGGTCGTTCGCCCAGTGA